The window CCCTCGTTGGCGGGACAGTTCGTTCAGGTAGTGACGGAGTGCGAGCCGGACCGGGCCCCTGTCCGGCCCGGTGCCCTGTGCGTGCTGCGATCCCATGCCGACCTCGTGTCGTTGCGCGGGCAGTTGCGCCGGACCCCGCCACGGTGGCCGGCCTCCGCCCCGGGGGCGTGGCGAACCACCGGGCACATGCGCTCGTGCCGCGTGCGCGGCGAGGTGTCCGGGGGAGAAAGTCTTCCGTGACCGTGTGTCCGGCGTCCAAGTGTTTTCGGGGTACACCGGTGCGTTTCGGCCTCGTCGGCCGCGCGCCCCCGCACCACCCGGTGCGCCGCGTCAGGAGTCTCAGGACGGCACTCGCGGTGCATGCCTGCGGGGCTCGCGCCGGTCCTACGGGGCGGACGGCGCGGGCCGCACGGACGGGCGGGCGCTCGGAGGCGGACCCCCTCAAAGCGGCCACAGGGATTCAGGCCCGGAGCAGGTCTGTGAGGGCCTGCCGCACCTCGGCGGGTGGCGGAATCCCGGCGCGTCCCGCACCTCGGCGGGTGGCGGAATCCCGGCGCGACGCGACCGGGGGCCAGGCCCGCCCCAAGGGCTGTCCCGTCATCCCTGGCGGGCTCGCGACGACCGCTACGGCACCTCGCCGCGTCGTCGGGGCGCCGGAACGCGTCCCGGATGCGGTCCTCCGCCGTGCGGTGCACCGCATGTGACCGCGCGCTGATCCACCACGGACGGCGGGGCAGCCCTCAGCCGAACAGATCCTCCTCCTCGGGGATCAGATGCATGGCCGCTTCCTCCGCCGAGGCCGCGGCGCCGTCGATCCCCACGTCCTGCGCGGTGAGGGTGGAGGCGACGTGCCCGTCGCCCTCCTGCGTGAGGCGGCCCGCCCGGTCGGTGCCGACTTCGAGGTCGTAGGGCTCCCCGTCGCCGTCCTCGAGGTCGCCGATGCCGTCGCCGGTGTCCGAGGTCTCCGGAACCTCCCTGGTCAGGCGG is drawn from Streptomyces sp. NBC_00178 and contains these coding sequences:
- a CDS encoding DUF5709 domain-containing protein — protein: MTDSDRGDDVYQPQEPEASDPDDLLDVEDTLDTSGITDVLDEGYSPPERPWAVDDKGTTAAEQQSGESLDSRLTREVPETSDTGDGIGDLEDGDGEPYDLEVGTDRAGRLTQEGDGHVASTLTAQDVGIDGAAASAEEAAMHLIPEEEDLFG